One region of Vespa crabro chromosome 15, iyVesCrab1.2, whole genome shotgun sequence genomic DNA includes:
- the LOC124429399 gene encoding uncharacterized protein LOC124429399 isoform X1, producing MIETLVEENAWCYWVVCVGALLSFLGLVAACICSCRRNQTKNDFPGLCGMVTINHSENDDFNTLPSVEVTQVLPAQDTTDNGKRTSGANRSLPDIPKDKNRGEVATESVSQDIYETSEINSELYATVQDTEEQQSERETQCLSQQVSLVQDNSTYQLTRFTPSTSKNDEHPYAQLQSIQKSEADQSHRNSSTQVTNVDKPSTSSSHTNGNPVAPPRTRKSSSYNSLLSAENSNDIQAANAISGGVQANQDLPYMTPPLAMLLLHPPQPSQHSTSQHFSGDSQDSKGYTSISVREPLANILAQTKAAYQQNQPTRLPVDPHYATVSDDSDEMYAAIDEQEKIYTSGSETYAQIQPTILEANRIIHSDQNSFNQQLLRSEETHTAPQPPSVDSLRHVAHAHSRQASSSSANSSIINPGSPKPEKRQANSPLPPPPEAVSDAYAAVDKRAKNDERIRPNLSTGKSLEDMYAKVMKKKRDAEEQSDSPMSSNILHPEVTPSNRKLSLIEISRASWSSHDSVEIQKEEHDTIHYTIPANTVINIHTEMENNCLKLSRMSDGDTNLLNQDINHGYESVNSKRNLAARSFPVCDSNYEIPHLQSLRNNDYQSTSASVRNGPDLLLTYPTPYKHRQVSNASSEDPGYEKVRLRRRIDLDQDTDSEPNYESMPHDSGEPNYASVCRPGDSDTDPNYESVSHGDPNYESVRYMSVAASEEPPYEQVNNYKPETNIDGYEKIKDNNSIFNSDYEKINPSNNLEQCSNGDTDDEQYVQV from the exons ATGATAGAAACTTTAGTTGAAGAAAATGCCTGGTGTTACTGGGTTGTCTGTGTTGGAGCATTACTATCATTTCTTGGTCTTGTTGCCGCTTGTATCTGCAGTTGTCGACGCAATCAGACTAA aaacgaCTTTCCTGGATTATGTGGAATGGTAACAATTAATCATTCTGAAAATGATGATTTTAATACATTACCATCCGTGGAAGTTACTCAAGTTCTACCAGCACAAGATACGACAGATAATGGCAAAAG aaCAAGCGGAGCTAATAGAAGCTTACCAGATATaccaaaagataaaaatagaggAGAAGTTGCTACAGAATCCGTATCTCAAGATATTTATGAAACTAGTGAAATAAATTCTGAATTGTATGCTACAGTTCAGGATacag AAGAGCAACAATCTGAAAGAGAAACACAATGCCTTTCTCAACAAGTTTCTTTAGTTCAAGATAACTCAACATATCAACTTACAAGATTTACACCATCTACATCTAAAAAtg ATGAACATCCGTATGCTCAACTTCAAAGTATTCAGAAATCTGAAGCTGATCAATCACATAg gAATAGCAGTACTCAAGTGACTAATGTTGATAAACCATCAACATCATCAAGTCATACAAATGGAAATCCAGTAGCACCTCCAAGAACTCGGAAATCATCATCTTATAATTCACTCCTAAGTGCTGAGAACTCTAACGATATACAAGCTGCAAATGCTATTTCTGGAGGTGTACAAGCTAATCAAGATTTACCATATATGACACCACCTCTTGCTATGTTACTTCTTCATCCACCACAACCATCGCAACATAGTACATCACAACATTTTAGTGGTGATTCTCAGGATTCTA aaGGATATACAAGTATAAGTGTACGAGAACCCTTAGCTAATATATTAGCACAAACAAAAGCAGCTTATCAACAAAATCAACCAACACGTTTACCTGTTGATCCTCATTATGCAACTGTATCAGATGATTCAG ATGAAATGTATGCAGCTATTgatgaacaagaaaaaatttacaCTAGTGGCAGTGAAACATACGCCCAAATTCAACCTACAATATTAGAAGCAAATAGAATTATACATAGTGatcaaaattcatttaatcaaCAATTATTGCGTTCTGAAGAGACACATACTGCTCCACAACCACCAAGTGTTGATAGTTTACGTCATGTTGCTCATGCTCATTCAAGACAAG catCATCATCAAGTGCCAATAGTTCTATCATAAACCCAGGTTCTCCAAAACCAGAAAAACGTCAAGCAAATTCACCATTACCTCCCCCACCAGAAGCAGTTTCAGATGCATATGCGGCTGTCgataaaagagcaaaaaatgATGAACGCATAAGACCTAATTTATCAACTGGAAAATCTCTAGAAGATATGTATGCTAAAgtcatgaaaaagaaaagagatgctGAAGAGCAAAGTGACAGTCCTATGAGTTCTAACATTTTACATCCAGAAGTAACACCTTCAAATAGAAAACTTAGTCTCATAGAAATTAGTAGAGCATCATGGTCTAGTCATGATTCAgtagaaatacaaaaagaagaacatgATACTATTCATTACACCATACCAGcaaatactgttattaatattcacactgaaatggaaaataattgtttaaaattatCTAGAATGTCTGATGGagatacaaatttattaaatcaagATATTAATCATGGTTATGAATCTGTGAATTCCAAAAGAAATTTAGCTGCCCGAAGTTTTCCTGTTTGTGATTCTAATTACGAAATACCACATCTTCAATCtttaagaaataatgattatcaAAGTACATCAGCATCAGTACGTAACGGTCCTGATTTATTATTGACATATCCTACACCTTATAAACACAGACAAGTTAGTAACGCAAGTAGTGAGGATCCAGGATATGAAAAAGTTAGGTTACGAAGACGAATTGATCTAGATCAAGATACAGATTCCGAGCCAAATTATGAGAGCATGCCTCATGATTCGGGAGAACCGAATTATGCTTCAGTATGCCGTCCTGGTGATAGTGATACAGATCCAAATTATGAATCTGTAAGTCATGGAGATCCAAATTACGAAAGTGTAAGATACATGAGTGTTGCTGCATCTGAAGAACCACCATATGAACaggtaaataattataaacctGAAACAAATATTGAtggatatgaaaaaattaaagataataatagtatatttaaCTCAGACTATGAAAAGATAAATCCAAGTAATAACTTGGAACAATGCAGTAATGGGGATACAGACGATGAACAGTATGTTCAGGTATAG
- the LOC124429399 gene encoding uncharacterized protein LOC124429399 isoform X2 — protein MIETLVEENAWCYWVVCVGALLSFLGLVAACICSCRRNQTKNDFPGLCGMVTINHSENDDFNTLPSVEVTQVLPAQDTTDNGKRTSGANRSLPDIPKDKNRGEVATESVSQDIYETSEINSELYATVQDTEEQQSERETQCLSQQVSLVQDNSTYQLTRFTPSTSKNDEHPYAQLQSIQKSEADQSHRNSSTQVTNVDKPSTSSSHTNGNPVAPPRTRKSSSYNSLLSAENSNDIQAANAISGGVQANQDLPYMTPPLAMLLLHPPQPSQHSTSQHFSGDSQDSKGYTSISVREPLANILAQTKAAYQQNQPTRLPVDPHYATVSDDSDEMYAAIDEQEKIYTSGSETYAQIQPTILEANRIIHSDQNSFNQQLLRSEETHTAPQPPSVDSLRHVAHAHSRQASSSSANSSIINPGSPKPEKRQANSPLPPPPEAVSDAYAAVDKRAKNDERIRPNLSTGKSLEDMYAKVMKKKRDAEEQSDSPMSSNILHPEVTPSNRKLSLIEISRASWSSHDSVEIQKEEHDTIHYTIPANTVINIHTEMENNCLKLSRMSDGDTNLLNQDINHGYESVNSKRNLAARSFPVCDSNYEIPHLQSLRNNDYQSTSASVRNGPDLLLTYPTPYKHRQVSNASSEDPGYEKVRLRRRIDLDQDTDSEPNYESMPHDSGEPNYASVCRPGDSDTDPNYESVSHGDPNYESVRYMSVAASEEPPYEQTMKR, from the exons ATGATAGAAACTTTAGTTGAAGAAAATGCCTGGTGTTACTGGGTTGTCTGTGTTGGAGCATTACTATCATTTCTTGGTCTTGTTGCCGCTTGTATCTGCAGTTGTCGACGCAATCAGACTAA aaacgaCTTTCCTGGATTATGTGGAATGGTAACAATTAATCATTCTGAAAATGATGATTTTAATACATTACCATCCGTGGAAGTTACTCAAGTTCTACCAGCACAAGATACGACAGATAATGGCAAAAG aaCAAGCGGAGCTAATAGAAGCTTACCAGATATaccaaaagataaaaatagaggAGAAGTTGCTACAGAATCCGTATCTCAAGATATTTATGAAACTAGTGAAATAAATTCTGAATTGTATGCTACAGTTCAGGATacag AAGAGCAACAATCTGAAAGAGAAACACAATGCCTTTCTCAACAAGTTTCTTTAGTTCAAGATAACTCAACATATCAACTTACAAGATTTACACCATCTACATCTAAAAAtg ATGAACATCCGTATGCTCAACTTCAAAGTATTCAGAAATCTGAAGCTGATCAATCACATAg gAATAGCAGTACTCAAGTGACTAATGTTGATAAACCATCAACATCATCAAGTCATACAAATGGAAATCCAGTAGCACCTCCAAGAACTCGGAAATCATCATCTTATAATTCACTCCTAAGTGCTGAGAACTCTAACGATATACAAGCTGCAAATGCTATTTCTGGAGGTGTACAAGCTAATCAAGATTTACCATATATGACACCACCTCTTGCTATGTTACTTCTTCATCCACCACAACCATCGCAACATAGTACATCACAACATTTTAGTGGTGATTCTCAGGATTCTA aaGGATATACAAGTATAAGTGTACGAGAACCCTTAGCTAATATATTAGCACAAACAAAAGCAGCTTATCAACAAAATCAACCAACACGTTTACCTGTTGATCCTCATTATGCAACTGTATCAGATGATTCAG ATGAAATGTATGCAGCTATTgatgaacaagaaaaaatttacaCTAGTGGCAGTGAAACATACGCCCAAATTCAACCTACAATATTAGAAGCAAATAGAATTATACATAGTGatcaaaattcatttaatcaaCAATTATTGCGTTCTGAAGAGACACATACTGCTCCACAACCACCAAGTGTTGATAGTTTACGTCATGTTGCTCATGCTCATTCAAGACAAG catCATCATCAAGTGCCAATAGTTCTATCATAAACCCAGGTTCTCCAAAACCAGAAAAACGTCAAGCAAATTCACCATTACCTCCCCCACCAGAAGCAGTTTCAGATGCATATGCGGCTGTCgataaaagagcaaaaaatgATGAACGCATAAGACCTAATTTATCAACTGGAAAATCTCTAGAAGATATGTATGCTAAAgtcatgaaaaagaaaagagatgctGAAGAGCAAAGTGACAGTCCTATGAGTTCTAACATTTTACATCCAGAAGTAACACCTTCAAATAGAAAACTTAGTCTCATAGAAATTAGTAGAGCATCATGGTCTAGTCATGATTCAgtagaaatacaaaaagaagaacatgATACTATTCATTACACCATACCAGcaaatactgttattaatattcacactgaaatggaaaataattgtttaaaattatCTAGAATGTCTGATGGagatacaaatttattaaatcaagATATTAATCATGGTTATGAATCTGTGAATTCCAAAAGAAATTTAGCTGCCCGAAGTTTTCCTGTTTGTGATTCTAATTACGAAATACCACATCTTCAATCtttaagaaataatgattatcaAAGTACATCAGCATCAGTACGTAACGGTCCTGATTTATTATTGACATATCCTACACCTTATAAACACAGACAAGTTAGTAACGCAAGTAGTGAGGATCCAGGATATGAAAAAGTTAGGTTACGAAGACGAATTGATCTAGATCAAGATACAGATTCCGAGCCAAATTATGAGAGCATGCCTCATGATTCGGGAGAACCGAATTATGCTTCAGTATGCCGTCCTGGTGATAGTGATACAGATCCAAATTATGAATCTGTAAGTCATGGAGATCCAAATTACGAAAGTGTAAGATACATGAGTGTTGCTGCATCTGAAGAACCACCATATGAACag ACTATGAAAAGATAA